From the Francisella frigiditurris genome, one window contains:
- the hypE gene encoding hydrogenase expression/formation protein HypE, whose protein sequence is MAVKLNFKSGVVDLSMGSGGRSTHKLIEQLMKKYFDNEYLGQSEDQAILPQINGRVAMTTDSYVITPYIFPGGNIGELAVNGTINDLAVGGAKPLYISVGLILEEGLPLKDLKEIVISMAKAAENAGVFLVTGDTKVVEKGKGDGIFINTTGIGVVNENFVTREILAPGDKIIINGSIGDHGVAVMSKRPGLSFDCDVKSDTASLSDLIDSLYKNDCSIKAMRDPTRGGIGATLNEWADKYKIGINIQEELLPISEEVSSACELLGLDPLFIANEGKVLIACKSDQAERILNCLKKHPLGRQAQIIATVEEADSQVVMTTAFGGRRRVDWLSGEQLPRIC, encoded by the coding sequence GTGGCTGTAAAGTTGAATTTTAAAAGTGGAGTTGTAGATCTATCAATGGGATCTGGTGGGAGATCTACTCATAAATTGATTGAGCAGTTGATGAAAAAATATTTTGATAATGAGTATTTGGGTCAATCAGAAGATCAGGCTATATTGCCACAGATAAATGGTAGAGTTGCAATGACTACAGATAGCTATGTAATAACTCCATATATCTTCCCTGGTGGTAATATAGGCGAGCTAGCTGTGAATGGAACTATAAATGATCTTGCAGTTGGTGGGGCTAAGCCTTTATATATATCTGTTGGATTGATTTTAGAAGAGGGATTGCCTCTAAAAGATTTAAAAGAGATTGTTATCTCTATGGCAAAAGCTGCAGAAAATGCTGGAGTATTTCTAGTAACAGGAGATACAAAAGTAGTAGAGAAAGGTAAGGGAGATGGGATTTTTATAAATACTACAGGTATAGGTGTGGTAAATGAGAATTTCGTTACACGAGAAATATTGGCTCCTGGGGATAAAATAATTATAAATGGATCAATTGGTGATCATGGTGTAGCAGTTATGTCAAAAAGACCAGGATTGAGCTTTGATTGTGATGTTAAAAGTGATACAGCTTCGCTAAGTGATCTTATAGATTCATTATATAAAAATGACTGTAGTATAAAAGCTATGCGTGATCCTACACGCGGTGGGATTGGAGCTACACTAAATGAGTGGGCTGATAAATATAAGATTGGTATAAATATACAAGAAGAATTATTGCCTATTTCAGAAGAGGTGAGTTCAGCTTGTGAATTGTTGGGGTTAGATCCTCTATTTATCGCTAATGAGGGTAAAGTTTTGATTGCTTGTAAATCAGACCAAGCAGAGAGGATTTTAAATTGTCTTAAGAAGCACCCTTTGGGTAGGCAAGCACAAATTATAGCGACTGTTGAAGAGGCGGACTCTCAAGTAGTTATGACGACAGCTTTTGGTGGAAGAAGACGAGTGGATTGGTTAAGTGGCGAACAGCTACCTAGGATTTGTTAG
- the hypD gene encoding hydrogenase formation protein HypD, translated as MDYIKEFRDPKVAASLLAQIKVEVNPETNYNLMEFCGGHTHALHRYGIPGLLPKNIKMIHGPGCPVCVLPIARVDQAIFLASQEDVIFCSYADMLRVPGSHQDSLIKAKARGADIRMIYSVEDALKLAEENKTKKVIFFAIGFETTTPPTAVAIDVAIKKNLDNFYIFCNHVLTPVAMEAILTEDVKIDGFIGPSHVSVVIGSNAYHKVAKQYNKPIVIAGFEPLDVLQSILMLVKMINKNEIGVENQYTRAVVPDGNILAQALISKYLQVRKDFEWRGLGSIANSAMELKPEFSRFDTEIVFDIPKVAGLEHKECACPDIIRGLKEPKDCKLFGVVCTPEQPMGACMVSSEGACAAHYQYGG; from the coding sequence ATGGATTATATTAAAGAGTTTCGAGATCCTAAAGTTGCTGCAAGTTTATTGGCACAAATAAAAGTAGAGGTTAATCCAGAAACTAATTATAATCTTATGGAATTTTGTGGTGGGCATACTCATGCTTTACACCGTTATGGAATACCTGGTTTATTACCAAAAAATATCAAAATGATACATGGACCTGGTTGTCCAGTTTGTGTATTACCTATAGCAAGAGTCGATCAAGCAATATTCTTAGCTAGTCAAGAGGATGTTATATTTTGCAGTTATGCTGATATGCTAAGAGTTCCAGGAAGTCATCAAGATAGTTTGATAAAGGCCAAAGCAAGAGGCGCTGATATCAGAATGATTTATTCTGTAGAGGATGCCTTAAAATTAGCAGAAGAGAATAAAACTAAGAAAGTGATATTTTTTGCTATAGGCTTTGAAACTACAACTCCACCTACTGCAGTAGCAATAGATGTGGCGATTAAGAAAAATTTAGATAATTTTTATATATTTTGTAATCATGTACTAACTCCAGTTGCGATGGAGGCAATACTAACAGAAGACGTAAAAATAGATGGTTTTATAGGACCGTCTCATGTGAGTGTTGTCATAGGAAGTAATGCCTATCATAAAGTAGCTAAGCAATATAATAAACCAATAGTTATCGCAGGTTTTGAGCCTCTAGATGTTTTACAATCAATCTTAATGCTTGTAAAAATGATTAACAAAAATGAAATAGGTGTTGAAAACCAGTATACAAGAGCAGTTGTTCCTGATGGAAATATATTAGCTCAAGCTTTGATATCTAAATACTTACAAGTTAGAAAAGATTTTGAATGGCGAGGGTTGGGTAGTATTGCTAATAGTGCTATGGAGCTAAAGCCAGAATTTTCTAGATTTGATACAGAAATTGTCTTTGATATTCCTAAGGTTGCGGGGCTAGAGCATAAAGAGTGTGCCTGTCCAGATATTATCAGAGGCTTAAAAGAGCCAAAAGATTGTAAGCTATTTGGTGTAGTTTGTACGCCAGAGCAGCCTATGGGGGCTTGTATGGTGTCATCAGAGGGTGCTTGTGCAGCACATTATCAATATGGAGGATAG
- a CDS encoding HypC/HybG/HupF family hydrogenase formation chaperone: MCLAIPAKIIELKEDNKAMVNVGGVHKEISLAIMPDKVDIGDFVIMHVGFALSKLDQEVARQTLADFEEMLAKE, translated from the coding sequence ATGTGCTTAGCGATTCCAGCAAAGATTATAGAGCTTAAAGAAGATAACAAAGCTATGGTGAACGTTGGTGGGGTGCATAAAGAAATCTCTTTAGCCATAATGCCAGATAAAGTAGATATAGGCGACTTTGTGATTATGCATGTCGGTTTTGCTTTAAGTAAATTAGACCAAGAAGTTGCAAGACAAACATTGGCGGATTTTGAAGAAATGCTTGCTAAGGAGTAG